GGGGCATTTTGGTTGGGTTGTGAGGAAGGAAGGTATCTTTAAGCCGAAACTTACGAGAAAATATGCACCTGCTGATTATCGATGGCGACCACATGAAGGCCGAGGTGGAGAGCAAGTTCGGCGCAGAACATGAATATAGTTTTTTTCAATTCTCAGCTGAAAACGGCAGACAGTGGCAGACGCTCAAGAAACAGCTTAAAATAGCAGTCAGTGATGCCGATATAATAATGCATTTTGGGCTGAACGAGAATCTGAGCGTATTTAATGAGCCCGGTAAGGTAATCTTTGTGGAGTGCTCCACTACTTCACTTAGTGAGGCGTTCTGGCATCACGACAGTGAAGGGCTTGAAGCCACCCTTTTCGGCTTCTGCGGCCTGCCAACTCTGCTCAATCGGCCGCTGCTGGAAGTGAGCCTATACAATTCTGAAAATGCCCCCCAACTCGCCGAAATCTGCGCCGCGCTGGGCACTGACTACCGCGTGGTGCAAGACCGCGTGGGCATGGTCACGCCGCGTGTAGTGTGTATGATTATCAACGAGGCCTGCTATACGTTGCAGGAAGGCACGGCAAACATCAAAGACATTGACAAGAGTATGAAACTGGGCACCAACTACCCGCGTGGGCCATTTGAATGGGCCAATCTAATCGGCGTGAGCCGGGTATATGATGTACTTGAGTCGCTGTGGCAGGACACCCATGACGAGCGCTACAAAGTGTGCCCGCTGCTGAAAACCATGTATTTGCGCGGTGATTCCTTTGCACTGTAATAAAGCAGACGATGCATAAAAAAGCCCCCCAGAAACATTCTGGGGGGCTTTTTTATGACTTGGTGCACTGCTTTACTCCACCGTCACCGACTT
The window above is part of the Hymenobacter radiodurans genome. Proteins encoded here:
- a CDS encoding 3-hydroxyacyl-CoA dehydrogenase family protein, with the protein product MHLLIIDGDHMKAEVESKFGAEHEYSFFQFSAENGRQWQTLKKQLKIAVSDADIIMHFGLNENLSVFNEPGKVIFVECSTTSLSEAFWHHDSEGLEATLFGFCGLPTLLNRPLLEVSLYNSENAPQLAEICAALGTDYRVVQDRVGMVTPRVVCMIINEACYTLQEGTANIKDIDKSMKLGTNYPRGPFEWANLIGVSRVYDVLESLWQDTHDERYKVCPLLKTMYLRGDSFAL